In Fragaria vesca subsp. vesca linkage group LG1, FraVesHawaii_1.0, whole genome shotgun sequence, the sequence GTTAATTAATTAATTTTTTCCTATCCATATAGGCGAAGGTGAGGGAGGCTAGTGACGAGGTGATGAGTGCTATAGTGAGGGTAGACATGGCCGGACACGCAGGAGGAAGAGATGTCCGAAGCCATGTCCCGGATCGACACTTCGGATTTGACGATTGGGGCGAGGATCATGGGCACAGCCTTCCCACCGAGAGCAAACAACTTCTACTGCCGGGGTCTAGGAAAGAAAGGCGAGGGGGTCCTGAAGACCACTCCAGGAGTTCAACGAAAGGCAGCCTCGACCAGCAGCAGGACCACGTCCACGATCACCAGGACGACTCAACTAGAGTCAGAAGTTCAGAGACTACGAGAACAGCAAGCTGCTCAGGCTGCCTATAATGCCTCGCAGGCAGCCTATAATGCCGCGCAGGCAGCCTATGTTGCCGAGATAAATGCCATCCAGCAGGCCCAGCAGCAGCAGATGTTCCAGTACATGCAGGACTTTACAGCTGCCCAGCTTCAGGGACTTCCGCCTCCGCCCATGCCGCTACCCCAGCCGCCGCAACCTCCGCAGCAACCTCCGCAGCAACCTCCGCAGCAACCTCCGCAGCTGCCCAGCTTCAGGGACTTCCTTGGAATGGTAATTCAGAAATTCGGGGTTTTTTTTTTACTGGAATGGACTTATAGCCGACGAAAAAAGCCTTAATTCGTCGGCTAAAGTTTTTTATTTTTTTTTAAAATAAGTTTTAGCCGACGAAATATGCTTTAATTCGTTGGCTAAATCCCTATAAAGCCGACGAAATATACTATATTTCGTCGGCCATAGATGTTTTTTATTTTTTATTACAAACTTTAGCCGACGAATATTTTAAATTATTCATCGGCTAAAGTTTGGAAGATAACCGACGACAAAAAATGTCGTCGGCTAAAGTATGGACTATAGCCGACAAAAAATGTCGTCGGCTAAAGTCTGGACTATAGCAGACGACATTATTTCGTCGGCTAAACTCTGGACTATAGCCGACGACTTCTACGTGTGTCGTCAGCTAAAGTCACCACAGACGAGTTTTTCCCAACGAAATCTTAGCCGACGAATTAAACTGACAGGCCGACGAAAAATTTTCGTCGGCTAAAGTGCTTGTCCTGGTGGTGGGGTTTAGGGATAAGAGTTTAGGGTTTAGGGTTTAGGGATAAGAGTTTAGAGTTTAAGGTTTAAAGATTAAATATATTAAGTAGTTAATAATGAGCTAAGTACAAGTTCACTGGAGACTTTCTCTAATGACATATTTACACTAAAATAAAAGAAATAAGTACTAAGTAGCTAATTATGTTCTACCTGCAAGTTCACTGAGGACGTTTCCTAGCTTAATGCCGTATTCACACTAAAATGGAATAAATAAGTTTGGGGGTTTAGGGATAAGAGTTTAGAGTTTAGGGTTTAAAGATTAAATATATTAAATAGTTAATAATGAGCTAAGTACAAGTTCACCGGGGACTTTCCCTAATGACATATTCGCACTAAAAGGTACAAAACACTTTATACGTATTGAATGTCTCCTGTATTAACTATTTTGCAAGTTTAGGCCATTTTTATACTCTTCCCTTTGCATTTTAGAAGAAAACTGAAAACGCGTTCATTTATCTATTCGATAACTTGGTTTTATTGATAAGATAACTAAGCTGTCTCACCTTCATGTTTACCAGAAAGAATAAAATGGGGATCGGAACCATATCGCTAATGAAACTCATAAACTTGTATTAAAAAAAAAACCAAAACTTTATTAAGGAAAAGCATTTAATTAACAGTTTTTTTTGTTGCTAATGAAATTCATAAATTTGTAGATCTTTCTGTTGCTTTTTCGATGATTTGATTCCTGAGCTCATTGTGATGGCTTAAAACAATTGAAGTCGCTATATCAAGCCGATATTTGTCAGCCATGTCCTGCAATTTATGATAAAAAATTCTAGTTAGAATATTATAAGATTCTCAAAAGAAGAAACATATATGGTTAGAAGCATAAAGTATAATACTTTTATTACCTTACTTGATCTCTGTCGTGATTTTACCATACCACGACTCTATTACCTTAGTCAACAATACTCCACAATCCCAACTGAAAATCAATAAAACTTAAACGCATTACGCTTAAACGTACAAATCATGTCACATATGAGTCTAGCAAGATGAATGAAATTAACTTACGTATTTTCTTGTCTTACAATCTTTGCAAGAGGAATTGTGTCGGCAAAGTAATTCTTGTGATATATTTCACATTTTAACTATATATATATTTCACATTTTAAATTTAAGAAAGAGTAATGAAAAAAATGGCTTCAAAAATATTTTTTCATAGAATAAAATAAAATAATCTAGAGTCATATTTGAAATGATATGATTGTATTTTTACTTTAAAATGACATAGCATGATTTTTTTATTTGATAATGTGGATAGGTGACTTGGCATACCACCTAGGATTAAGATCATAAATCCTAGGCCTTAATAAGGCCCTCTAGCACTACCCTTGTTATAATTAATCTTATTCTCTTAATCTTATTACTGTTGGGTGTAAATCCAAGGGTGTGAAGTATTATTTTAAAATTAAGCTGTTTTGTTTTTCACCACAACGGTGATTGACCATGATTTCCTTAGTCACTAGATGACCATGTGAACACCACTGAGACCGAAACAATGCACCATTTGTTTCGCACCCGATCCCAAATTTTTTGGATCCAAATTGGATCTAGATCTGTTCTTGAATTCAGGTGGAGTTTGAATCATATTCCTATATTATTTCTTAAATTTGAATCCGGATATTTGAAAACTATGCTTCAATTCGAGTGTCGTCACACCACTTGGTCAATTAACAAACATTAACATTGGTAAATTATGGAATTAACGTCCCAACTAACGCCGGCCGGCCTTATAAGAGAAACCCCAATACAATATTGATGTGTAATGTACTAATGTTAACGTACAAGTTGAGATTTTCTTCTCAAAAAAAAAAAAATGTTAACAAGTTGAGTAGTCATGCCATTATACAAGTCGCTCTCTCCTAAATTCTTCCTTATCCTAAGTTCAACTGTCCATTTGGATCCTAAAACCTCATACATACACATCACAATATATGCGTTGTTTACTCCCTCACCTACAAAAATGTATGACCTAATTCCTCCCCCAAAGCAGATAAAGCCTACTACCCCCTTGGCCATACACAAAAACTCAAAAAGGATCAAATTGGCTTACGCTACTCTATCTGTTTGCCTCGATCTGGTGTAGCACGCCGAAGCTAAATGCTTTTTCCTGTCCAAATTGAACTGAAAGACAGAGCACACCAAAAAAGACAAATTACAATCCCCATATTTTTTTTTTTGGCGAGAATTACAATCCCCATATTAGGGTTACCGTTTTTCTTTCGCCTCTCTACTGCATCGATATTGTTCCGAGCTTCACCGGATAAGTACATGTACGTATGCACTGATCAGGTATACCTTGTTATCTTGTATACGAATACGAGACCAACTATATGTGATCGATCAACAAATGGAGACAAGAAAGCAAAACAGATGAAATTGTCATGATTTTGGAGGAGAGTCTAAGACAAGAAAAACAAAAAGAAGATGTGGATCGAGTGCAGTGATCACCCGAAGAGAGCCGTTACCACCTTTCAGTCCCTTTCCGTTTTTCTTTCATCACTAATTACATCCCGTTTGCTTCGCCCATGGCTTTCCCCATTAATTTCTCTACCGCAATCCCCTCACCACGTAGAATCATATTCTTCCAGAAAATTTCCTCTCCATCATCCTCCTTCAAACCCATCGCTTTCATAGCCAACCGTCTGATCTACTTACTTTATTACTCGCCGGTCAACTAATTCAATGATAAAATTGACGTGATTCTGATTTCCGTCCTCACAAAAATCCCGTTCTTGCTTCCCAAGCAAAACCCTCGCTAGGGTCCCAGCCGCCGGGTTCGAAAGCCATCCTTACGACACGTGGATAACCTGACTGTCACGACAAACCTCACTTTGTGAAGTCGGACTTTGCTTTTTCATCTTTCTTTTACCTTCTTCTATGTGTGAGCAGTGCTCACTCTTTCTTCATCTCACAAGCTCAGAAATGAAGAAGCTACACAGCTCTCTTCTTCTTCTCTGGCTGGTTTCGCTGACACACTGTAACGTCAACGCGCAGTCGCCGGGGCCGTTGCAGACAAACGGCTATGCCTACCTCGCCAACTTCAACTCCTCCATGGCCATGGTCATCGTGTTTCTCGTGTGCGCTTTCTTCCTCGTCGGATTCTTCTCCATCTACATTCGCCGCTGCGCTGAGACGCACATCGCCAACGCCGGCGGGTCGCTTGGCGCAGCGGGTGCGATCGGTGTCGCTGCGAGACGCCGAGGCCTCGACCCTGCGGTGATTGAGAAGTTTCCGATGTTTGTGTATTCTGATGTGAAGGACCTCAAGATTGGCAAAGGGGCTCTGGAGTGCGCTGTGTGCTTGAGCGAGTTTGAGGACTACGAAACCCTGCGTTTGCTGCCGAAATGCGACCACGTATTCCATCCCGACTGCATCGACGCGTGGTTGGCCTCGCACATAACGTGTCCGGTTTGCCGAGCAATGCTGGCGCCTGAGTCGAATCACCCGGTTACTGAGCCAAACAATCATTCGAATCATCCGGATAGTACAAATGAAATTAGTAATGATCAGCAACAACAGAACGACCAGGTGGTGATCAATGTGAGTGAAGATCAGAGCAGCGAGGCGGTTGAGATAGACAACCGTCCGGCAAGATCTGGAATATTCGGGAAGTTTCCGAGGTCGCACTCGACGGGTCACTCGGTAGTTCAACCAGGAGAGAACACGGAACGGTACACGTTGAGGCTGCCGGATTCAGTGAGGAGGCAGCTGGTTTCAAGCCGGAACAACAAGCTGAAACGATCGACTAGCTACGACGTCATTCTGCCGAGGCTTGGAAGTTCAAGAAAAGGGTATAGACTCGGTGGCGAAGGGAGCAGCAGTAGAGGGAAAAATAGTGTTGAACAAACTGGGCGGTTCGACCCGTGGGTGCTGTTAAAAACGCCACCGTTCTTTGGTAGGGGTGGTGGTGGTTCCGTTAAGTCACCTAAGAATGGTGTTGACGGAGAAGGATTGTTTGTGAAGGCTTTGTTGACGCCGGTGAAAATTCCGTTGGATTGTCAGAACGTCAAAGCCAATAACAGGTGTCAAGAACCGATGTCTCGGCCTCCGGTTTGATTTTAAATTTGTTGTCCGCAATATTTTGTAAATAGTATCTTCTTCATTGGAACCTGGTTTCAATCTTGGAACAGAGTTAAAAATTAATTTGACCTCAATTATATTTCGTTTATTATGTTGTCTTATTGGGAAGATTGGAAGAACCTGTGAGGTTGAATTTGTGGAGGGATGTGTTAGATTCATGGCTCGATTGAATTGCTGGCGGGTCCAAATGTTAGGCACAAAAATGAATGTGTTTGTTTTTTTCTTTTGATGCGAAAATGAATGTGTTTGTCGAAGTTGCCAAACATTAATGATACTGTTGGGGAAGTTACTTACTACCTAACTTGGTCTAATTAGTCATGAGCTTCATCTCTCAAGTTGAGTAATGACTACTTACCCAAATAGTTAATACCAAATTTTCAATTAATGCATTTTTAACCGACTCACATTCATCACGTTTGGACCTCATATTCATCTTGCTTGGCTTCTCAGACAAGTAATCCAGGAACGAGGGTCATAGCATGCATGAAAGACTTGCTTGTGGTACCAACTCGATGTCGATCTGGTTAACTTTATTCAAGGCTCGGGAGTGTGGGATTTGAGTGTGTGCTAAAAGAGAAGTTTTTATGTGCTAATTGGAGTATGAAGCAAAGCATTACCTTACTTTTTAGTTATGTTAAGGATTCTCAACCGTCGGTTGTTGTACTTGTACTTACGTTTCTATCTTTTCGATCACACTAATAAACCTTATATATACTTCTTTTAACAAAGGATAGAAATGAAAAGGTAAGTTTGCATCTCATTCAACAATACATTATTGATGCTCCTTTTTTATACATGTTTTTCAAATATTTTGTCTTTGTAGGCGAAAATTACTGTACGCACTATCGAAGTGCAAGTGAATTGAACACCTAATAAGCAAACTCAATCTTTTATTAGATCTAGCCATCCACGTGATACTATCTTGTATACATGTGAAAACGATTAACAATTAAAACTTGCTAAACCATAATTTACATATATTTGCATTTCTCTAAATATATGAATTGCTTTTGATTTTAACTTGCTTTTGATGAGTTAATTTTAGCTTACACTAAATCATTTATTTACTTATCTAGGAATTGCAAGAGTAAAGGAAACATCTACTTTTGGCATTGATGGAGAATTAGAGCTGGGGTTTCAGTGGCTACCATGGTGTTCTTAGAAGGGTTTCGGTGGTTGCCATGGTGTTGCTGGAAGATTGGAAGATGGCGGCTACATCTTCCTCAATAGAGATGAGGTTGATATGCCCTTAGGTATGAGATTGGGCCCGGGTCTTCGAGCTTAGGACTAGGCTTAGCCCTGAGGCTAGATCTAGCCCATTTTGGGCCTTGTTCATTGCACCTGGGCTGGGATTGCTTTTTGGTATAATTGCTGATGTGGAGATGGGTGTCGTCAACACATTGATATCATGCTATGTCTCCTGAGCATTGGAAATAAGCAGTCGTACTTGGTTTCTTAGTTTACTAGGTGTACATCAACTGAGGTCGTATGCAGCTAGTTTACTCTTGTCTATAAATTGTATGTTATGGTTTTGTTTCATATGCTTGAGGCTTGTCTTGAGCTTATTATCAATGAGGGTACCAATCACGGTGCTTGTAGGTCTCTATCAACAAATTGTATGTAACCTAACATATATATGACGTACCGTGCCTTTTAACTATTGTTTTAGCAATACAATTTTTTTTACTAAAAAAAAATAGTCCAATGCTCCAACACAATTATGCTCTAAGATACCGCAATCACAACTAATGAAATGAAATTTTGTGTGAAGCCGGACATTTTCCCCACAACTAATGATATGTCAATATCACTAACCATAATCTGCTTTTTTCGGTTTATGATGCCACAAGCCGGACATTTTCCCCTTCCATTCTTGAGGTTTATATACAGAAGATCTTGAAAAAATATGATAAGGTCTGCGCTTTCAGTCGGTAAAGATCACAATTGATGGTTATATGTTAATTTTTACCAATGCATCTTCCACAATTATAACAGAGATTACCATTCTTCCGACTGGATTATGTACTTCGAACATGAGATTCAATTTAACGGTTGAAAAAGTATAATATACTCAAAAGGATGGTAGGAGATTTGAACAGAAATTGTTTCTGCAATGACTGTATTATGAAGAAGGTTCACTGCTCGAAAAAGGGACAAAGGTTTCAACTTTCAAGTATCAAGCTCAAACTATGCATCTTGAGCTTCTGAAATCCCCATGGCTACTGGAACTAATGGCATTCCACATTAACAGTGAGCAAACAAAGAGATGAAAGCCAGACTTTGGACCCATTACATATCGGACCTCTTCATTCACGGATGCCTAAGAAACAGGCCCATTACACAGAAAAACCTAAAGAAGAAAAGGGCTTTTCCCATCTAAATTTTCGTAGCTTTAATTCTTTCTTGCGACCAATCTGAAACTTCTATGTACAAAGTGTGGAGTGTGGACTGCAGAAGCATTAATCTTCGCTCATGTTCACAGGCGGAACTACCTTAGGACCAAGGGGTGCCATGGCACCCCCCAGTTTTTGAAAAATGTCGATTAATGCTATGTTATTAGTAAGATTGTATGGTTATTATTATAATTGGCACTCACAAAGTTTTTAAAAAATGTCAATTAATAATATTCTATCACTAGGATTGAATGGTTATGATTATAATTGTATATGTCTAGATTACTTTCCATGTAATATTATGTCATGTTACTATTGCCTCTTACCATATGGATCCATCACCACAATTAATTAGATATTAACTAATCATTTTACATACATCTAAATTTTCAATACACATATATGTCATTACATGGACA encodes:
- the LOC101295180 gene encoding E3 ubiquitin-protein ligase ATL6-like — protein: MKKLHSSLLLLWLVSLTHCNVNAQSPGPLQTNGYAYLANFNSSMAMVIVFLVCAFFLVGFFSIYIRRCAETHIANAGGSLGAAGAIGVAARRRGLDPAVIEKFPMFVYSDVKDLKIGKGALECAVCLSEFEDYETLRLLPKCDHVFHPDCIDAWLASHITCPVCRAMLAPESNHPVTEPNNHSNHPDSTNEISNDQQQQNDQVVINVSEDQSSEAVEIDNRPARSGIFGKFPRSHSTGHSVVQPGENTERYTLRLPDSVRRQLVSSRNNKLKRSTSYDVILPRLGSSRKGYRLGGEGSSSRGKNSVEQTGRFDPWVLLKTPPFFGRGGGGSVKSPKNGVDGEGLFVKALLTPVKIPLDCQNVKANNRCQEPMSRPPV